In Fusobacterium hwasookii, a single window of DNA contains:
- a CDS encoding HMA2 domain-containing protein: MFKNILKKTYLMFNKVKVVHSIPGRIRLLIPSLDKFPEQMKKHEHYITAIIKLKNGIKSVDYSYLTSKVLIEYDKMKLKEQDIVDWLNKIWKIIVDNEDVYQGMSVDDVDKNVKRFFEMLRSELEGR; encoded by the coding sequence ATGTTTAAGAATATATTGAAAAAAACTTATTTAATGTTTAATAAAGTTAAGGTTGTACACAGTATTCCTGGTAGAATAAGACTTCTTATCCCTTCACTTGATAAATTTCCTGAACAGATGAAAAAACATGAACACTATATAACTGCTATCATAAAATTAAAAAATGGTATAAAATCTGTTGATTATTCATATTTAACAAGTAAAGTTTTAATAGAATATGATAAAATGAAATTAAAGGAACAAGATATAGTTGACTGGTTAAATAAAATTTGGAAAATCATAGTTGACAATGAAGATGTTTATCAGGGAATGTCAGTTGATGATGTTGACAAAAATGTAAAAAGATTTTTTGAAATGTTAAGGAGTGAATTAGAAGGGAGATAA
- a CDS encoding HMA2 domain-containing protein translates to MKDKILLPNFYGIFEVKSLTKNRIRIEINKLKNNREEINELTENLKKISVIKNFKIVQSLGSLTVEFDDSQIDAQFMLGIILKLLNLDDELLKDRKGRIKNTFSNLGKLADITIYNKTKGLFDAKTLAGTMLLINGIKKFKNEMFLPSGATLIWWAYRLLSKKGV, encoded by the coding sequence ATGAAAGATAAAATATTATTACCTAATTTCTATGGAATTTTTGAAGTAAAAAGTCTTACTAAAAATAGAATTAGAATTGAGATCAATAAACTAAAAAATAATAGAGAAGAAATTAATGAATTAACAGAAAATTTAAAAAAAATTTCTGTTATAAAAAATTTTAAAATTGTTCAAAGTCTTGGAAGTTTAACTGTTGAATTTGATGATTCTCAAATTGATGCTCAATTTATGTTAGGAATTATTTTAAAATTATTAAATTTAGATGATGAACTTTTAAAAGATAGAAAGGGTAGAATAAAAAATACTTTTTCAAATCTTGGAAAACTAGCTGATATAACTATATATAATAAAACTAAGGGATTATTTGATGCTAAGACACTAGCAGGAACAATGCTTTTAATTAATGGAATAAAGAAATTTAAAAATGAAATGTTCCTACCAAGTGGAGCAACTTTAATTTGGTGGGCATATAGACTTTTATCAAAAAAAGGAGTTTAA
- a CDS encoding heavy metal translocating P-type ATPase: MKNDNLLACEIVHRLRGRIRIKSRAFKYIGNSLKAQIEKQLLQVRYIENVEISLITGTILIYFEDVSLSDQNLISLIQNTLNSHIFEICKNEKIEKSSKYVIERKLQEESPKEIMKKILTTAGLLGYNLFFKSKSAVALTGIRRFLNYNTLSTLALAMPVLKNGINSLIKNKRPNADTLSSSAIISSILLGKESAALTIMFLEEVSELLTVYTMEKTRGAIKDMVSVGENYVWKEISEDNVKRVPIEEIQKDDIIVVQTGEKISVDGKIIRGEALIDQSSITGEYMPIKKSVGEEVYAGTIIKNGNISIIAEKVGDDRTVSRIIKLVEDANSNKADIQNYADTFSAQLIPLNFILAGIVYASTRNITKAMSMLVIDYSCGIRLSTAVAFSAAINTAAKNGILVKGSNFIEELSKAETVIFDKTGTITEGKPKVQSIEVFDNSISENEMIGLAGAAEEQSSHPLATAIMSEIKDRGIEIPKHNKIKTVISRGVETKIGKGKEAKLIRVGSKKYMLENNIDLTLAMEAERGIISRSEIGLYVAQDEKIIGLIGVSDPPRENIKKAINRLRNYGVDDIVLLTGDLRQQAETIASRMSIDRYESELLPEDKAKNILKFQSKGSNVIMIGDGVNDAPALSYANVGVALGSTRTDVAMEAADITITQDNPLLVPGVIGLSKNTVKTIKENFAMVIGLNTFALVLGATGILAPIYASVLHNSTTILVVLNSLKLLKYDIKTN, from the coding sequence ATGAAAAATGATAATTTACTCGCTTGTGAAATTGTTCACAGACTTAGAGGAAGAATTCGTATAAAAAGTAGGGCTTTTAAATATATTGGTAATTCTTTAAAAGCTCAAATTGAAAAACAATTATTACAAGTAAGGTATATTGAAAATGTTGAAATAAGCTTAATCACAGGAACTATTCTTATATATTTTGAAGATGTTTCTTTAAGTGACCAAAACTTGATAAGTCTTATCCAAAATACACTTAATTCACATATATTTGAAATATGTAAAAATGAAAAGATTGAAAAATCATCTAAGTATGTTATTGAAAGAAAATTACAAGAAGAATCTCCAAAAGAGATTATGAAAAAAATTCTTACAACAGCAGGACTTCTAGGTTATAATCTATTTTTTAAATCAAAAAGTGCAGTAGCACTTACAGGAATTAGAAGATTTTTAAATTACAATACACTATCAACATTAGCTCTTGCTATGCCTGTTTTAAAGAATGGTATAAATTCACTTATTAAGAATAAAAGACCTAATGCTGATACTTTAAGTTCAAGTGCAATAATCAGTAGTATACTTCTTGGAAAAGAAAGTGCCGCACTTACTATAATGTTTTTGGAAGAAGTTTCAGAGCTTTTAACAGTTTACACTATGGAAAAAACTCGTGGTGCTATTAAAGATATGGTAAGTGTTGGAGAAAATTATGTTTGGAAAGAAATTTCTGAAGATAATGTAAAAAGAGTTCCAATAGAAGAAATTCAAAAAGATGATATCATAGTTGTACAAACAGGAGAAAAAATAAGTGTTGATGGAAAAATAATAAGAGGAGAAGCATTAATAGACCAATCTTCAATCACTGGTGAATATATGCCTATTAAAAAATCAGTGGGAGAGGAAGTTTATGCAGGAACTATTATTAAGAATGGTAATATTAGCATAATTGCTGAAAAAGTTGGAGATGATAGAACTGTTTCAAGAATTATCAAACTTGTTGAGGATGCAAATTCTAATAAGGCTGATATACAAAACTATGCTGATACTTTCTCAGCTCAACTTATACCATTAAACTTTATCTTGGCAGGTATAGTTTATGCAAGTACAAGAAATATTACAAAAGCTATGAGCATGTTAGTTATAGATTATTCTTGTGGTATCAGACTTTCAACAGCAGTTGCTTTCTCAGCTGCAATAAATACTGCTGCTAAAAATGGAATTTTGGTTAAGGGAAGTAACTTTATTGAAGAATTATCTAAGGCAGAAACAGTAATTTTTGATAAAACAGGAACTATCACAGAAGGAAAACCAAAAGTACAAAGTATAGAAGTTTTTGATAATAGTATATCTGAGAATGAAATGATAGGACTTGCTGGAGCAGCAGAGGAACAATCTTCTCATCCATTAGCAACTGCGATAATGTCAGAAATTAAAGATAGAGGAATAGAAATTCCTAAACATAATAAAATTAAAACAGTTATAAGTCGTGGTGTTGAAACAAAAATTGGTAAAGGAAAAGAAGCTAAGCTTATAAGGGTTGGAAGTAAAAAATATATGCTTGAAAATAATATTGATTTAACATTAGCAATGGAAGCTGAAAGAGGTATTATTTCAAGAAGTGAAATTGGACTTTATGTAGCACAAGATGAAAAAATTATAGGACTGATTGGAGTTTCTGATCCACCTAGAGAAAATATCAAAAAAGCTATAAATAGACTTAGAAATTATGGTGTTGATGATATTGTTCTACTGACAGGAGATTTAAGACAACAAGCAGAAACTATTGCTTCAAGAATGTCAATAGATAGATATGAATCTGAACTGTTACCAGAAGATAAAGCAAAAAATATTTTAAAATTTCAATCAAAAGGTTCTAATGTAATTATGATAGGTGATGGTGTAAATGATGCTCCTGCTCTATCCTATGCAAATGTTGGAGTTGCTTTAGGTAGTACAAGAACAGATGTTGCAATGGAGGCAGCAGATATAACTATTACACAAGATAACCCTCTTTTAGTACCAGGTGTTATTGGACTATCTAAAAATACAGTTAAAACTATAAAAGAAAATTTTGCTATGGTTATTGGACTTAATACTTTTGCTTTAGTCCTAGGTGCAACTGGAATACTTGCTCCAATCTATGCATCAGTTTTACATAATTCAACAACTATTCTTGTTGTTTTGAATTCGTTAAAACTATTAAAATATGATATTAAGACTAATTAG
- a CDS encoding basic amino acid ABC transporter substrate-binding protein: MKKIITMLILILSTLSFAAKKLYVGTNAEFKPYEYLENNKMVGFDIELMELLGKELGYEIKWQDMSFDGLLPALQMKKIDAVIAGMSATPERQKAVSFSIPYIFFEGGHSVIVNNKSTFKKKEELKGKTIGVQLGSIQEQFAKDNGSVPKLYNNFTEALLDLQNQKIDAVIIAEVSGNEYLKTMKGIKKIDTIKDKLPSASIAFRKADSKLAKEFSDAILKLKDSPEYAKLVKKYFPEHYDNFIANQKKK, from the coding sequence ATGAAAAAAATAATTACTATGTTAATATTAATCTTATCTACTTTATCTTTTGCAGCTAAAAAATTATATGTAGGAACAAATGCTGAATTTAAACCTTATGAATATCTTGAAAATAATAAGATGGTAGGTTTTGATATTGAATTAATGGAATTACTTGGAAAAGAATTAGGTTATGAAATTAAATGGCAAGATATGAGTTTTGATGGTTTATTACCTGCCCTTCAAATGAAAAAAATTGATGCTGTTATAGCTGGAATGTCTGCAACTCCTGAAAGACAAAAAGCTGTGTCTTTCTCTATACCTTATATATTCTTTGAAGGTGGACATTCTGTTATAGTTAATAATAAAAGTACTTTCAAGAAAAAAGAAGAGTTAAAAGGAAAAACTATTGGTGTCCAACTTGGAAGTATTCAAGAACAATTTGCTAAAGATAATGGTTCTGTACCTAAACTATATAATAACTTTACAGAAGCTTTATTAGACTTACAAAATCAAAAAATTGATGCTGTTATAATTGCAGAAGTTTCTGGTAATGAGTATTTAAAGACTATGAAAGGAATTAAAAAGATTGATACAATAAAAGATAAATTACCAAGTGCTTCTATTGCTTTTAGAAAAGCTGATTCTAAACTTGCAAAAGAATTTTCAGATGCTATTTTAAAATTAAAAGATAGTCCTGAGTATGCAAAACTTGTAAAAAAATATTTTCCAGAACACTATGATAACTTTATAGCAAATCAAAAGAAAAAATAA